One region of Carassius carassius chromosome 41, fCarCar2.1, whole genome shotgun sequence genomic DNA includes:
- the LOC132122995 gene encoding uncharacterized protein LOC132122995: MVNSCVCFGCNNSNLSGHRVHRFPNKKHKDFRAWIRFVQAKRSNFAASSLTRHTVVCEKHFTPDSYNQGDLMEFRMGFRRKEWVRLANGAVPSVHASPPAKSGGSEESNVNVSTSRESARRKRELCTACGTCGYERYWQNQEKVHRNMPACNLLLSGAIHFSGCMATQTIRMLKLFGLQCISPGTFFRHQRYYTIPTIVQAWRNEQSGIIRELKETGGGLILSGDCRSDSPGHCAKYGSYSLIEDRINKVLDVQLVQSSEVPSSSWCELEGLKRSMQFLMDQDMQVSALITDRNRQVAKWVREKMCSEGTKHFFDVWHIGKSVQKALDAAAKERDCEDLKLWRPAIINHLYWTAASTPTGDPDEMQAKWQTLHFNSNGNRDVARTSEGEVRYAVRYPRFRKGGWVVHPIKEKPSYGYATNLMVSLVEEYCKSPQALQESSAVLSSAAPPPLTSSVQKVAKDEAVSLHLARHSRFNM, from the exons atggtgaattcttgtgtttgttttggatgcaacaactccaacttgtctggccatcgggtccaccgatttccaaacaagaaacacaaagattTCCGTGCTTGGATACGTTTCGTCCAGGCAAAGAGAAGCAATTTCGCTGCCTCCTCGTTGACTAGACACACGGTGGTATGTGAAAAACACTTCACACCGGACAGCTACAACCAAGGAGATCTTATGGAATTTCGCATGGGATTTCGACGAAAAGAGTGGGTTAGGCTGGCAAATGGAGCTGTGCCATCGGTGCATGCAAGTCCACCTGCAAAATCTGGCGGGAGTGAAGAGTCTAACGTTAATGTTAGCACTAGCAGAGAATCTGCGCGTCGAAAACGGGAGCTTTGCACA GCCTGCGGAACTTGTGGCTATGAGCGTTACTGGCAAAACCAAGAGAAGGTGCATCGAAACATGCCTGCCTGCAACCTTTTACTCAGCGGTGCCATCCACTTCTCAGGTTGCATGGCTACTCAGACAATCAGGATGCTGAAGCTGTTTGGACTGCAGTGCATAAGTCCCGGCACTTTTTTCCGCCATCAGCGCTATTACACTATCCCTACCATCGTGCAGGCCTGGAGGAATGAGCAGAGTGGGATCATCAGGGAGTTGAAGGAGACTGGGGGTGGATTGATCCTGTCTGGTGACTGCAG ATCAGATTCTCCTGGACACTGTGCCAAGTATGGTAGCTACTCCTTGATTGAGGATCGAATTAACAAAGTTTTGGATGTTCAGCTTGTCCAA AGCTCAGAAGTCCCAAGCAGCTCTTGGTGTGAGCTAGAGGGTCTAAAGCGGAGTATGCAGTTCCTGATGGACCAAGACATGCAAGTGTCTGCTCTGATAACAGACAGAAATCGGCAG GTGGCCAAGTGGGTACGTGAGAAAATGTGTTCAGAAGGAACAAAGCATTTCTTTGACGTCTGGCATATTGGGAAAA GTGTACAGAAAGCACTGGATGCTGCTGCAAAAGAGAGGGACTGTGAGGATCTGAAGCTGTGGAGGCCTGCCATTATCAACCATCTCTATTGGACCGCAGCTTCCACCCCTACAGGAGATCCAGATGAGATGCAGGCAAAATGGCAGA CCCTACATTTCAATAGTAATGGCAACAGAGATGTAGCGCGTACTAGTGAGGGTGAGGTACGCTACGCTGTTCGCTACCCACGGTTTCGGAAAGGTGGCTGGGTAGTCCACCCCATCAAGGAGAAACCATCTTACG GATACGCAACAAATCTTATGGTCTCTCTGGTAGAGGAATACTGCAAGTCACCACAGGCCCTACAAGAAAGCAGTGCTGTCTTGTCCTCTGCTGCACCGCCCCCCCTCACCTCTTCCGTCCAGAAGGTTGCCAAGGATGAGGCAGTCAGCCTCCATCTCGCACGACACTCACgttttaacatgtaa
- the LOC132122996 gene encoding olfactory receptor 6N1-like — protein sequence MGKRFVFFSLTALYYPFIVLCNVIIIYTVILHKKLHEPMYVFICNLCMNGLFGTAGFYPKFMYDLLSQYHLISYAGCLVQIFVIYSSVLCDFSTLTVMAYDRYVAICRPLEYHSVMTNQRIIECILFCWLSPFFCMCVAIVLTSRLTLCGSSIEKLYCENWSVVKLSCFSTTVNNVIGYVIIIIYFGHAVLIFCSYIHLIGKCRTSTEGRNKFIQTCVPHLLALLNVSFALLFDVLYTRYGSMTMPQDLRNFMALEFLLVPPMLNPLIYGLNLTKLRKIAFTNCSKCNDQLINFPKLFSLESPPFCVDP from the exons ATGGGAAaaagatttgtgtttttttctttgacTGCACTGTATTATCCATTTATCGTGTTGTGTAATGTGATCATAATTTACACTGTAATCTTGCATAAGAAGCTTCATGAGccaatgtatgtatttatatgtaatttgtgTATGAATGGACTTTTTGGCACAGCTGGATTTTACCCTAAATTCATGTATGATTTATTATCCCAATATCACTTGATTTCTTATGCTGGATGTTTGGTTCagatatttgtcatttattcatCTGTTCTGTGTGACTTTTCAACATTAACAGTGATGGCATATGACAGGTATGTGGCAATATGTAGACCACTGGAGTATCATTCAGTAATGACCAATCAGAGAATTATTGAATGCATTCTTTTCTGCTGGCTTTCTCCCTTTTTTTGCATGTGTGTTGCAATTGTGTTAACATCGAGGCTAACCTTATGTGGCTCTAGTATTGAAAAGCTATATTGTGAAAACTGGTCAGTTGTTAAACTGTCCTGTTTTTCTACAACAGTAAATAATGTGATTGGGTATgtaatcattattatatattttggacatgcagtatTGATATTTTGCTCATACATTCACTTGATTGGAAAATGCAGAACGTCAACAGAGGgcagaaataaattcatacaaacTTGTGTACCACATCTGCTTGCATTGCTCAATGTGAGTTTTGCATTGCTGTTTGATGTGCTGTACACTCGGTATGGTTCTATGACAATGCCTCAAGATTTGCGTAATTTCATGGCACTAGAATTTCTACTCGTTCCTCCCATGTTAAATCCCCTTATTTATGGACTAAATCTGACAAAACTACGGAAG ATTGCCTTCACAAACTGCTCTAAATGCAATGACCAATTAATTAATTTTCCAAAACTTTTCTCCTTAG AATCTCCTCCCTTCTGTGTGGATCCCTGA